Proteins encoded together in one Planctomyces sp. SH-PL14 window:
- a CDS encoding heavy metal translocating P-type ATPase, with protein sequence MRSTESSTQTLELRVAHLDCDNDAARLKRAMPHVPGLSSIEVMAKAGKIVLAFDPAATSGEALQQQLRNAGFPPQGADRPSGPPKLWNNPKVLTSAAAGLLLLAGWLLSLIGAPAAVSTTLYIAAISIGGYYFGREAIEELIFERKVRIELLMTVAALASLLLGKPGEAAMLAFLYSISEALEGYTEAKTRSAIRALMDLTPKLALVRRDGKEEQIAAAELRTGDVFIVKPGEAIPTDGEILSGRSSLDQAPVTGESVPVEKQQGDPVYAGSINAEGSLEVRATKPFAENSIARIIQMVEEAQERKGVSERFIERFGAWYSPAVLLIALGIALLPLVLSGGWHQWMIRATVFIVAAAPCALVISIPITLASTLGTAARKGVLIKGGVYVERLSAIDVVALDKTGTITRGKPEVTDVVLADAGGSVPQRDELLAIAAGIEKRSQHPLAAAIVRYADAAGISAAAVEDFQSQTGSGATGLWNGRPVRIGKPGLFARQLDASRRLTQDVTRLQAQGNTVVAIGDEEAVWGLFAIRDQVRANAKDAIAALRAAGVSRIAMLTGDNAHTADAIAREVGIDTVFADLKPEDKVARVRELGTQRKQVAMVGDGVNDAPALAEAAVGIAMGAAGTDVALETADVALMADDLEKLVYALELARRSRRIVTQNLVLSAVVIAVMVTGAVAGYFSLPWAVVAHEVSEFLVIGNGLRMLRS encoded by the coding sequence ATGAGATCCACCGAATCCTCTACACAGACACTTGAGCTGCGGGTCGCGCACCTTGACTGCGACAACGACGCGGCGAGGCTCAAACGCGCCATGCCCCATGTGCCGGGGCTCTCATCAATTGAGGTCATGGCCAAGGCTGGCAAGATCGTCCTGGCCTTCGATCCGGCTGCCACGTCGGGCGAAGCCTTGCAGCAGCAGCTTCGCAATGCAGGCTTTCCGCCGCAGGGAGCCGACCGCCCATCCGGACCGCCAAAACTGTGGAACAATCCCAAGGTGCTGACCTCCGCGGCGGCAGGCCTCCTGCTGCTCGCCGGTTGGCTGCTGTCACTGATTGGCGCTCCGGCGGCAGTATCGACGACGCTCTATATCGCGGCGATCTCCATCGGCGGCTATTACTTCGGCCGCGAGGCGATCGAAGAGCTGATCTTTGAACGCAAGGTCCGCATCGAGCTGCTGATGACGGTCGCTGCCCTCGCCTCGCTGTTGCTTGGCAAGCCGGGCGAGGCGGCGATGCTCGCCTTCCTCTATTCGATCAGCGAAGCCCTCGAAGGCTACACCGAGGCCAAAACGCGTTCGGCGATCCGGGCCTTGATGGACCTGACCCCGAAGTTGGCACTGGTACGCCGGGACGGCAAGGAAGAGCAAATCGCCGCCGCCGAGCTGCGGACGGGCGATGTATTCATCGTCAAACCGGGCGAAGCCATACCGACGGACGGCGAGATTCTCTCGGGGCGGTCGAGCCTCGACCAGGCCCCCGTCACCGGCGAGAGCGTTCCGGTTGAAAAGCAGCAGGGCGATCCGGTCTATGCCGGCAGCATCAACGCAGAAGGCTCACTGGAGGTGCGGGCCACCAAGCCCTTTGCCGAGAACTCCATTGCCCGCATCATCCAGATGGTCGAAGAGGCACAGGAGCGCAAAGGAGTGAGCGAGCGTTTCATCGAGCGCTTCGGCGCATGGTACAGCCCGGCGGTGCTTCTGATCGCCCTTGGCATCGCCTTGCTGCCGCTCGTCCTATCCGGCGGCTGGCATCAATGGATGATCCGCGCCACCGTGTTCATCGTTGCGGCGGCGCCTTGCGCGCTGGTGATCTCGATTCCCATCACGCTGGCCTCGACACTCGGCACCGCCGCCCGCAAAGGCGTGCTGATCAAGGGCGGCGTCTATGTCGAGCGGCTATCCGCGATCGATGTCGTCGCCCTCGACAAGACGGGAACGATCACCCGCGGCAAACCGGAAGTAACAGACGTCGTGCTCGCCGACGCAGGCGGTTCCGTTCCACAGCGTGACGAGCTTCTCGCCATCGCGGCCGGCATCGAGAAGAGGAGCCAGCATCCGCTGGCGGCGGCGATTGTCCGCTACGCGGACGCGGCCGGCATTTCCGCAGCGGCCGTTGAGGATTTCCAGTCGCAGACCGGCTCCGGCGCGACCGGACTCTGGAACGGGCGCCCGGTCAGGATCGGCAAGCCGGGGCTCTTTGCCCGGCAGCTCGATGCGAGCCGCCGCTTAACCCAGGACGTGACGCGGCTCCAGGCCCAGGGCAATACGGTGGTGGCGATCGGCGACGAAGAAGCGGTGTGGGGCTTGTTTGCGATCCGCGACCAGGTCCGTGCGAATGCCAAGGACGCCATTGCGGCGCTTCGCGCCGCCGGCGTCTCGCGCATCGCCATGCTGACCGGTGACAATGCGCATACGGCCGATGCTATCGCGCGCGAAGTCGGGATCGATACGGTCTTTGCCGATCTGAAACCCGAAGACAAGGTCGCAAGGGTTCGCGAACTTGGCACGCAGCGCAAGCAGGTGGCGATGGTGGGCGACGGCGTCAACGACGCCCCGGCCCTCGCCGAAGCTGCCGTCGGGATTGCGATGGGAGCGGCCGGAACGGACGTCGCGCTCGAAACCGCCGATGTCGCACTTATGGCCGATGATCTTGAAAAGCTGGTCTATGCGCTTGAGCTCGCGAGGCGAAGCCGGCGGATCGTCACGCAGAATCTGGTGCTCTCGGCCGTGGTGATCGCCGTCATGGTGACGGGTGCGGTCGCTGGTTATTTCTCGCTGCCCTGGGCCGTGGTAGCCCATGAAGTCAGCGAGTTCCTAGTGATCGGGAATGGTCTGAGGATGTTACGTTCGTGA
- a CDS encoding TolC family protein, with product MSRTLFPTFALLIFAATLAGCRSPGLASQTSRTSDDLQVADRTPMPQDDRSDITLTSSEAEPAEAAPTADPTLSEVAWSGEALTLAMLEQWACENNPAIRQANAAVAKAMGFRDQVGRYPNPVAGYNASQLADRGTDQHTAFVEQDIVRGKKLERNRLVLEQEVQAQLWQVEMTRLRVITDVRVRFYETLAAQRRVALAESFEQVTARGVTVAQQRLDALEGNRPELLQTRIQQSEVQLLRQKAEISFAAAWKSLFNVAGIPCATTGALAGSLALPLDAHDWETEYCQLESISPEIRMACSRVAASQANLQRQHAQPIPNLSLMVAGGYDNGTGSEMINTQIGMPIPLYNKNQGNIAAAWGEYCRATQELARLKLALRGRLIDAGRNYDGAAAEVRRYQREILPTAEEALTLSEQAFRAGELEFLQVLIVRRTFFDANLALVDAQSQFAQASSLVDGLLLSGSLTEATDTTADDSLRGQTLSGQ from the coding sequence ATGTCTCGCACGCTATTTCCGACGTTTGCGCTATTGATATTCGCCGCGACCCTGGCCGGATGCCGCTCGCCCGGACTAGCCTCCCAAACCAGCCGTACATCGGACGATCTGCAGGTCGCTGACCGGACGCCGATGCCCCAGGATGACCGAAGCGACATTACGCTGACCTCATCCGAGGCGGAGCCCGCCGAAGCAGCACCGACCGCCGATCCGACGCTTAGCGAGGTGGCGTGGTCCGGCGAAGCTCTTACCCTTGCCATGCTCGAGCAATGGGCTTGCGAAAACAACCCGGCAATCCGGCAGGCAAACGCCGCCGTCGCCAAAGCGATGGGCTTTCGGGATCAGGTCGGCCGTTATCCGAACCCGGTTGCCGGCTACAACGCGAGCCAGCTCGCAGACCGGGGCACCGACCAGCATACGGCTTTCGTGGAGCAGGACATCGTCCGCGGCAAAAAGCTTGAGCGCAACCGGCTCGTCCTCGAACAGGAAGTGCAGGCCCAGCTCTGGCAGGTCGAAATGACACGGCTGCGGGTGATCACAGACGTGCGTGTCCGATTCTACGAGACGCTCGCCGCCCAGCGGCGCGTGGCGCTCGCGGAGAGCTTTGAACAGGTGACGGCAAGAGGTGTGACGGTGGCCCAGCAACGCCTCGACGCCCTCGAAGGCAATCGCCCCGAGCTGCTGCAGACGCGTATTCAGCAAAGCGAAGTGCAGCTCCTTCGCCAAAAGGCCGAAATCAGCTTCGCTGCGGCGTGGAAGTCTCTCTTCAACGTCGCAGGCATTCCGTGCGCAACCACGGGTGCGCTCGCCGGTTCGCTGGCTCTTCCGCTCGATGCACACGACTGGGAAACGGAGTATTGTCAGCTCGAAAGCATAAGTCCTGAGATTCGCATGGCCTGTTCGCGGGTTGCGGCATCCCAGGCCAATCTGCAGCGGCAGCACGCCCAGCCCATTCCGAACCTGTCACTGATGGTCGCCGGCGGCTACGACAACGGCACGGGCTCGGAGATGATCAACACCCAGATCGGCATGCCCATTCCGCTTTACAACAAGAACCAGGGCAATATCGCCGCCGCATGGGGCGAGTATTGCCGGGCGACGCAGGAGCTCGCACGATTGAAACTCGCCCTTCGCGGCCGCCTGATCGATGCTGGCCGCAATTACGACGGTGCGGCCGCCGAGGTGCGGCGTTATCAGCGAGAAATCCTTCCCACCGCGGAAGAAGCCCTGACCCTCTCCGAGCAGGCCTTCCGGGCGGGCGAACTCGAATTCCTGCAGGTGCTAATCGTCAGGCGGACTTTTTTCGACGCCAACCTTGCGCTGGTTGATGCCCAGTCGCAGTTCGCCCAGGCGAGCTCGCTGGTCGACGGCCTGCTCTTGTCGGGCAGCCTCACCGAGGCGACGGACACGACCGCCGACGATTCGCTCCGTGGCCAAACCCTGAGCGGCCAATGA
- a CDS encoding efflux RND transporter periplasmic adaptor subunit yields the protein MLLYRRYPRALALIQGTIMSSSLPAHPADLHSPSSPRHVPAGRPWWRFVANLIPNIVVFALLAGVFYAGHRTGWKLPAFSTLAGQPPAAADDWCSEHLVPESQCVECRKELYPKPKPFGFCREHGVAECVIHHPELAQVKGEPQLPKYDSLKALALLPRPENNSRDTLHTNRIQFASVESIARAGIEVDVVQERPMQDVLTANGELQFAPTRVAHLASRVPGSVARVFKTLGEPVSPGEILALIDAGQVGQLKSQFVQAVVQLQLRQATAERLRTAGNSGAIAQKSVIEADAALQEAEVSLVSARQALANLGFDVPGDLAGKDAKLVAETIRFLGIPTSVISSLPSGTQTANLIPIRSTYGGVLVSSEVVAGEVVDTASSLFTVADPSQLWLMLNVRQEDARYVTTGLPVVFRTDDGSGEVTSQVSWVSPAIDPQTRTLQVRVEVPNPTGMLRDKSYGTGTLLLRQEPNAITVPKEAVQSTSDAHFVFVRDKSYFDKDTAKLFHVRQVRIGAKDGNSVELLAGVLPGEVVATKGSSVLLAQLLRNNLGAGCGCHEE from the coding sequence GTGCTGCTCTATCGACGCTACCCGCGTGCCCTCGCCTTGATCCAGGGAACCATCATGTCATCGTCCCTTCCTGCCCATCCGGCAGATCTGCACTCGCCGTCGTCGCCCCGTCATGTACCGGCAGGCCGGCCGTGGTGGCGATTCGTCGCAAACCTGATCCCCAACATCGTCGTCTTTGCCCTGCTGGCCGGGGTGTTCTATGCCGGCCACCGCACGGGGTGGAAACTTCCTGCCTTCTCGACGCTTGCTGGCCAGCCACCGGCTGCGGCGGATGATTGGTGCAGCGAACATCTGGTGCCCGAATCGCAATGCGTCGAGTGCCGCAAGGAGCTTTATCCGAAGCCCAAGCCGTTCGGCTTCTGCCGTGAACATGGCGTCGCCGAATGCGTCATTCATCACCCGGAGCTCGCTCAGGTCAAGGGCGAGCCGCAGCTGCCCAAATATGACTCGCTCAAGGCCCTGGCCCTGCTGCCACGGCCTGAGAATAACAGCCGCGACACGCTGCACACGAATCGCATCCAGTTCGCGAGCGTCGAGAGCATCGCCCGAGCCGGCATCGAGGTCGACGTCGTGCAGGAACGGCCCATGCAGGATGTGCTGACCGCCAATGGCGAATTGCAATTTGCCCCGACCCGCGTGGCGCACCTTGCAAGCCGCGTTCCCGGAAGTGTGGCACGTGTCTTCAAAACACTTGGCGAACCGGTCTCGCCCGGCGAGATCCTGGCGCTGATCGATGCCGGCCAGGTCGGACAGCTCAAGTCCCAGTTCGTGCAGGCGGTCGTCCAGCTGCAGCTCCGGCAGGCGACCGCCGAGCGGCTCCGCACCGCCGGCAACAGCGGAGCGATCGCCCAGAAGTCGGTCATTGAGGCCGATGCGGCGTTGCAGGAAGCCGAAGTCTCACTGGTTTCCGCCCGCCAAGCGCTGGCCAATCTGGGATTTGATGTTCCGGGTGACCTTGCCGGTAAAGATGCGAAACTCGTTGCCGAAACGATTCGGTTTCTCGGCATCCCGACATCGGTGATTTCCTCGCTGCCCAGCGGCACGCAGACCGCCAATCTGATTCCGATTCGCTCAACCTATGGCGGCGTTCTGGTGAGCTCGGAAGTCGTCGCCGGTGAAGTGGTCGATACGGCCAGCAGCCTCTTTACGGTGGCGGACCCGTCCCAGCTCTGGCTTATGCTCAATGTCCGCCAGGAGGACGCGCGATATGTCACGACCGGCCTGCCGGTCGTCTTTCGCACCGATGACGGCTCCGGTGAAGTGACGAGCCAGGTCTCGTGGGTCTCGCCCGCCATCGACCCGCAGACGCGGACACTCCAGGTTCGTGTCGAGGTCCCCAACCCCACCGGAATGCTGCGCGACAAATCCTACGGCACCGGCACGCTGCTGCTGCGGCAGGAGCCAAACGCGATCACCGTGCCCAAGGAAGCGGTTCAGTCGACGAGCGATGCTCATTTCGTCTTCGTCCGTGACAAAAGCTATTTCGACAAGGACACGGCCAAGCTCTTTCATGTGCGGCAGGTCCGAATCGGGGCGAAAGATGGAAATTCGGTCGAGCTGCTCGCAGGCGTGCTGCCGGGCGAAGTCGTCGCCACCAAAGGCAGCTCCGTCCTGCTCGCCCAGCTCCTTCGCAACAATCTCGGTGCCGGCTGCGGCTGCCACGAGGAATAG
- a CDS encoding heavy-metal-associated domain-containing protein, translated as MFLALAFVALCFTEPGGHAYGADPATTVVTVKSLCPNCGKKIVGRLKTLPGVSAAQMDVTQKTFTIQSNPNISPKTVWETVESNGELPIRLEGPGGTFTSKPKS; from the coding sequence TTGTTCCTCGCTCTGGCCTTTGTCGCGCTTTGCTTCACCGAACCCGGCGGCCACGCTTACGGCGCCGATCCAGCCACGACGGTCGTCACCGTAAAATCGCTTTGCCCGAACTGCGGAAAGAAGATCGTCGGCCGCCTGAAAACGCTGCCGGGCGTTTCCGCGGCGCAGATGGATGTGACGCAAAAGACGTTCACAATCCAGTCAAACCCAAACATCTCGCCAAAGACGGTTTGGGAAACGGTGGAATCGAATGGAGAGTTGCCAATCAGGCTCGAAGGTCCCGGCGGCACCTTTACCTCGAAGCCCAAATCGTAA
- a CDS encoding exo-alpha-sialidase yields the protein MIARSIRSSCFGSGRTDSHNVCVADLNCANPARCGRFLVAVLMAIGLWMPTSTLAASPMTVARGKKADAPKQPQVAVAPDNTVHLVYGLGDDVYHAISKDQGKSFSKPQKAFTCPNMSLGMRRGPRIVSSPAGPVVTAIGGPQGKGRDGDILAWRNSEGGEWKKLGRVNDVEGSAREGLHNMTSGAEGALWCCWLDLRDKKTELYVAKSSDGGESWDANRLAYRSPDGSICECCHPSIAAGAKGSIHLLFRNQLGGKRDMYVVTSEDGERFGDARPLSQMQWMLNACPMDGGMIAVATDQTVWSAYRQKDQLYLSDGRNEAALGRGEQPTIACLKNQPLVLWTKGRVGELMLRAGDAKPRRLGSDARDPVIASDVSGVFAVAAWEAISDEGTVIRVLPVP from the coding sequence ATGATCGCGCGTTCAATTCGCAGTTCCTGTTTCGGGAGCGGACGCACCGATTCGCACAATGTGTGCGTCGCAGACCTGAACTGTGCCAACCCGGCGCGCTGTGGGCGATTCCTTGTCGCTGTCCTGATGGCGATCGGATTATGGATGCCGACATCCACGCTCGCCGCATCTCCTATGACAGTGGCACGCGGCAAAAAAGCCGACGCACCTAAGCAGCCCCAGGTGGCCGTCGCTCCCGACAACACCGTGCATCTGGTGTACGGACTGGGCGATGATGTCTATCACGCTATTTCAAAGGACCAGGGCAAAAGCTTTTCCAAGCCGCAAAAGGCGTTCACCTGTCCGAACATGTCACTGGGAATGCGTCGCGGTCCTCGCATCGTTTCGAGCCCGGCAGGTCCCGTGGTCACCGCGATCGGCGGACCACAGGGAAAGGGGCGTGACGGCGACATCCTCGCCTGGCGTAACAGCGAAGGCGGCGAGTGGAAGAAGCTCGGCCGGGTCAACGATGTCGAGGGTTCGGCGCGAGAAGGGCTCCACAACATGACCTCGGGGGCGGAGGGGGCGCTGTGGTGCTGTTGGCTGGACCTGCGCGACAAGAAGACGGAGCTCTATGTGGCGAAATCGTCCGATGGCGGAGAAAGCTGGGATGCGAACCGACTCGCTTACCGCTCCCCTGACGGAAGCATCTGTGAATGTTGCCACCCGTCCATCGCCGCGGGTGCCAAAGGCAGCATTCACCTTTTGTTTCGCAACCAGCTCGGCGGCAAGCGTGACATGTATGTCGTTACGTCTGAGGACGGCGAGCGTTTTGGCGACGCCCGTCCCCTCTCTCAGATGCAGTGGATGCTCAACGCATGCCCCATGGACGGGGGCATGATTGCCGTCGCCACCGATCAGACGGTCTGGAGCGCCTACCGCCAGAAGGATCAGCTCTATCTCTCCGATGGTCGAAATGAAGCCGCGCTGGGGCGGGGAGAGCAGCCAACCATCGCGTGCCTCAAGAATCAGCCGTTAGTGCTTTGGACGAAGGGGCGGGTCGGTGAGCTCATGCTTCGCGCAGGGGACGCGAAGCCACGCCGGCTCGGTTCGGATGCACGCGATCCCGTCATCGCTTCAGATGTCTCGGGAGTGTTTGCCGTCGCGGCATGGGAAGCGATCAGCGACGAAGGCACAGTCATTCGGGTGCTACCCGTACCGTAG
- a CDS encoding efflux RND transporter permease subunit, protein MDFLNHIISFSLRNRMLVILGVCAAAVAGVLSLQHLDIDAFPDTTPVQVQINSVAPALSPEEIERQITFPVEQAISGLPGLEQMRSISKFGMSQVVVIFEDGTDIYFARQLINERLATVEMPDGIARPKMGPVATGLGEVFHYIVTGQGTDPTELRTIHDWVIKPPMRTVPGTAEINSWGGYEKQYQLRIDPNKLIKHKLTFAQVTESVEKNNFNVGGGNIAQESGMLIVQGLGRTTTIEQLRQIVITAVDGVPIRIGDIGDVVIGHEIRRGATTANGQGEVVLGLGFMLMGENSHAVTWAMKDKLKSLTSTLPANVQVKPVYDRTQLVDFVIDTVRRNLFEGGMFVVAVLFAFLGNLRAAAIVALAIPLSMLFAFTGMYRFGIAASLLSLGAIDFGLVVDSSVVMIENCVRHLAHDSNSGKSRLDIIRDAAIEVRKPTMFGELIIMIVYLPILTLEGTEGKMFRPMALTVIFALMGSMILSLTLMPVLASLLLPKRIEEREPFLMRVAHAIHYPILQFAMHHKLAVMGFAASVLIVAFGMIAPNLGSEFVPKLSEGALVVGVIRLAGTDLDESIRANTQMEKTILAAFPDEIENVWSRIGTAEVATDPMGIELTDIFITLRPRSAWKRAATQAELTEKLEGALREFKGVKLGFSQPIEMRINEMVSGVRADLGVKLFGDDFDVLVAKGAEIEAALKSIPGAADVSVEQVTGQPMLQVKVNQEQVARYGVSAQAVLELVESIGSKPLGEVVEGQLRFPLIVRLPEQFRASPEAIGAMLVATPSGERIPLSRLASVEVVEGPSTITREWGQRRITATANVRGRDLGSFVAEAREKIAKAVSLPSARYRIEYGGQFENLQRAQSRLMLVVPLALVLIFILLYLTYHNVVDALRVFTGIPFAWVGGLFALWLRDMPFSISAGVGFIAMSGVAVLDDMILVSYIRQLRQQGLPLDEAVTQAAITRLRPVLMTTLVASLGFLPMAFSDGVGAEVQRPLATVVIGGVIGAMIMSLLVLRVLYLIFNAVVGPSDGDHAQTEEADTTLVTLASAR, encoded by the coding sequence ATGGACTTTCTCAATCACATCATCAGCTTCTCGCTCCGCAACCGGATGCTCGTGATCCTGGGCGTCTGCGCCGCTGCCGTCGCGGGAGTGCTGTCGTTACAGCATCTGGACATTGACGCGTTTCCGGATACGACACCCGTGCAGGTGCAGATCAACTCCGTTGCCCCGGCACTCAGCCCCGAAGAGATCGAGCGGCAGATTACCTTCCCGGTTGAACAGGCCATCAGCGGACTGCCGGGGCTGGAGCAGATGCGGTCGATTTCCAAATTCGGGATGTCGCAGGTGGTCGTCATCTTCGAAGACGGCACCGACATCTATTTCGCACGGCAGCTGATCAATGAGCGGCTTGCCACGGTCGAGATGCCCGATGGGATCGCCCGTCCGAAGATGGGACCGGTGGCCACGGGACTCGGCGAAGTATTCCATTACATCGTCACCGGCCAGGGGACCGACCCGACCGAGCTCCGCACCATCCATGACTGGGTCATCAAGCCCCCGATGCGCACGGTGCCCGGCACGGCCGAAATCAATAGCTGGGGCGGCTATGAAAAGCAGTACCAGCTGCGGATCGATCCCAACAAGCTGATCAAGCACAAGCTGACCTTCGCACAGGTCACCGAATCGGTCGAGAAAAACAACTTCAATGTCGGCGGCGGGAACATCGCACAGGAAAGCGGCATGCTGATAGTGCAGGGACTCGGTCGCACGACGACGATCGAGCAGCTGCGTCAGATCGTGATCACCGCCGTGGATGGTGTGCCGATCCGGATCGGCGATATCGGCGACGTCGTCATCGGACATGAAATCCGGCGCGGCGCCACGACGGCCAACGGACAAGGTGAAGTGGTGCTGGGGCTCGGCTTCATGCTGATGGGCGAGAACAGCCACGCGGTCACCTGGGCGATGAAGGACAAGCTCAAGTCGCTCACCTCGACACTGCCCGCCAACGTCCAGGTAAAGCCCGTTTACGACCGCACGCAGCTGGTCGATTTCGTGATCGACACGGTTCGCAGGAACCTGTTCGAAGGCGGCATGTTTGTCGTCGCGGTCCTCTTCGCCTTCCTCGGCAACTTGCGGGCGGCGGCCATCGTCGCCCTGGCCATCCCGCTGTCGATGCTGTTCGCCTTCACCGGCATGTACCGCTTCGGGATCGCCGCAAGCCTGCTAAGTCTCGGGGCGATCGATTTCGGGCTCGTCGTCGATAGTTCCGTGGTGATGATCGAGAACTGCGTGCGCCACCTCGCGCATGATTCCAACAGCGGCAAATCCCGCCTCGACATCATCCGCGACGCGGCGATCGAAGTCCGCAAGCCGACCATGTTCGGCGAGCTCATCATCATGATCGTCTATCTGCCGATCCTGACGCTCGAAGGGACGGAAGGAAAGATGTTCCGGCCGATGGCGCTTACGGTCATCTTTGCCCTGATGGGCTCGATGATCCTGTCGCTGACGCTGATGCCAGTGCTGGCGAGCCTCCTGCTGCCCAAACGCATCGAGGAGCGCGAGCCGTTCCTGATGCGGGTCGCGCATGCGATCCACTATCCGATCCTGCAATTTGCGATGCACCACAAGCTCGCGGTCATGGGCTTTGCCGCGAGCGTCCTGATCGTCGCCTTCGGCATGATCGCCCCGAATCTCGGATCGGAGTTCGTTCCCAAACTCTCCGAAGGGGCGCTCGTCGTCGGCGTGATCCGCCTCGCCGGCACGGATCTCGATGAATCGATCCGCGCCAATACGCAGATGGAAAAGACGATCCTCGCCGCCTTCCCCGACGAGATCGAAAATGTCTGGAGCCGCATCGGCACGGCCGAGGTTGCGACCGACCCGATGGGCATCGAACTGACCGACATTTTTATCACGCTCCGGCCCCGTTCCGCGTGGAAGAGAGCGGCGACGCAGGCGGAGCTCACGGAAAAGCTCGAAGGTGCCTTGCGGGAATTCAAGGGCGTCAAGCTTGGCTTCTCGCAGCCGATCGAAATGCGAATCAATGAGATGGTCTCGGGCGTGCGGGCCGATCTGGGCGTCAAGCTCTTCGGCGATGATTTCGACGTGCTGGTCGCCAAAGGCGCAGAGATCGAGGCGGCACTCAAATCCATTCCCGGTGCGGCCGATGTCAGCGTCGAGCAGGTGACGGGCCAGCCGATGCTGCAGGTCAAAGTCAATCAGGAGCAGGTCGCACGATACGGGGTATCGGCGCAGGCGGTGCTGGAGCTGGTCGAATCGATCGGCAGCAAGCCGCTAGGCGAAGTGGTCGAAGGGCAGCTGCGTTTCCCGCTGATCGTGCGGCTGCCGGAGCAGTTCCGGGCGAGCCCCGAGGCAATTGGGGCGATGCTTGTCGCCACTCCGAGCGGAGAGCGCATTCCGCTGTCGCGGCTGGCATCGGTGGAGGTCGTCGAAGGCCCCTCCACGATCACCCGCGAATGGGGACAGCGGCGCATTACCGCCACCGCCAACGTGCGGGGCCGCGATCTGGGCAGCTTCGTCGCGGAGGCCAGGGAGAAGATTGCCAAGGCCGTCTCGCTGCCTTCGGCCCGCTATCGCATCGAGTATGGCGGACAGTTCGAAAATCTGCAGCGGGCGCAGTCGCGGCTGATGCTGGTGGTGCCGCTGGCCCTCGTGCTGATCTTTATCCTGCTGTACCTGACCTATCACAACGTCGTCGATGCGCTGCGGGTCTTTACCGGCATTCCCTTCGCGTGGGTCGGAGGACTTTTCGCCCTGTGGCTTCGCGACATGCCATTTTCGATTTCGGCCGGCGTCGGCTTCATCGCCATGTCGGGCGTGGCCGTGCTCGACGACATGATTCTCGTTTCCTACATCCGCCAGCTGCGCCAGCAAGGCCTGCCGCTCGACGAGGCGGTGACGCAAGCGGCGATCACCCGCCTGCGGCCCGTGCTGATGACGACGCTGGTCGCAAGCCTCGGCTTTCTGCCGATGGCGTTCAGCGACGGCGTTGGGGCCGAGGTGCAGCGGCCGCTCGCAACCGTCGTCATCGGCGGCGTGATCGGCGCGATGATCATGTCGCTGCTGGTGCTGCGCGTTCTTTACCTGATTTTCAATGCGGTGGTCGGCCCCTCGGACGGCGATCACGCGCAGACTGAAGAAGCGGACACCACGTTGGTGACGCTTGCTTCTGCCCGGTAG
- a CDS encoding ArdC family protein: protein MSKTAAAPRVDVYTKITNQIVAQLEQGVRPWLRPWHADHAAGRVSRPLRHNGKPYSGINILALWMTAELSGFASPFWLTFQQALELGGHVRKGEHGATVVYASTFTKSEETDSGEDIEEKIPFLKQYTVFCADQCEGLPAHFYQLATPPTEKLERIERADRFFAATGANIQTGGNQAFYAIEPDFIRMPPFEAFRDAESHAATLAHELTHWTRHPSRLNRDFGRKRFGDEGYAIEELVAELGSAFLCADLQLTPEVRDDHASYLASWLKVLKDDKRAVFTAASHASKAIDLLHGLQPQPDA from the coding sequence ATGTCCAAAACCGCAGCCGCTCCGCGTGTGGATGTCTACACGAAGATCACCAACCAGATTGTCGCCCAGCTTGAACAGGGCGTGCGGCCATGGCTTCGCCCGTGGCACGCAGACCATGCCGCCGGCCGGGTAAGCCGGCCCCTGCGGCATAACGGCAAGCCCTACTCCGGCATCAATATCCTTGCCCTGTGGATGACCGCCGAGCTGAGCGGCTTCGCCTCGCCGTTCTGGCTCACCTTCCAGCAGGCCCTTGAACTCGGCGGACATGTCAGGAAAGGCGAACACGGTGCGACTGTGGTCTACGCCTCAACCTTCACCAAGAGCGAGGAGACCGACAGCGGCGAGGACATTGAGGAGAAGATCCCGTTCCTCAAGCAATACACCGTCTTTTGTGCCGACCAGTGCGAAGGCCTCCCCGCCCACTTCTACCAGCTTGCAACACCGCCCACTGAGAAGCTGGAACGGATCGAACGAGCGGACCGGTTCTTCGCCGCAACGGGTGCGAACATTCAGACCGGAGGGAATCAGGCGTTCTACGCCATCGAGCCCGACTTCATCCGCATGCCGCCCTTCGAGGCGTTCCGAGATGCCGAATCCCATGCTGCGACGCTCGCCCATGAGCTGACGCACTGGACGCGGCATCCGTCCCGCCTCAATCGTGACTTCGGCCGGAAGCGCTTCGGAGATGAAGGGTACGCGATCGAGGAGCTCGTGGCAGAGCTTGGATCGGCGTTCCTTTGTGCAGATTTGCAGCTCACCCCAGAAGTGCGGGACGACCATGCGAGCTATCTGGCGAGCTGGCTGAAGGTACTCAAAGACGACAAACGAGCGGTTTTTACTGCCGCTTCGCATGCGTCCAAGGCAATCGACCTGCTGCATGGCCTGCAACCGCAGCCGGATGCCTGA